In Deinococcus ruber, a single window of DNA contains:
- a CDS encoding magnesium transporter CorA family protein: protein MSIRAYLYDADGSDHPITLQDDVLQHLTERQLLWIDVTGQDPAEIEQVGAVVHLHRESIRTLLNPIGRPRLDIFGEYFQVNVVAIEAASHGDEPSFRELPLDFFAGPNYLVTVHTDALQFLQDFDDRVRADSGLGALDSASFLAALLDWHINSYFAVLDTFEAAVDDLDEEVLLHPNDREFLQDLVDLRRQGGQLRRILAPHREVFSGLARPDFQGLNNTNANPQFRALDDRFERAMDMVENARELVLGSFELYIAGTGRKTNDAVQVLTIVTVSLGIVGAVAGVMGTNFTVGFFKAGEQGFIWMLIGMAVLIALVLLLARRRKWI from the coding sequence GTGAGCATCCGGGCCTACCTCTATGACGCTGATGGCAGTGATCACCCGATCACCCTCCAAGACGATGTCCTGCAGCACCTCACCGAGCGACAATTGCTGTGGATCGACGTCACAGGACAAGATCCGGCGGAAATCGAACAGGTGGGGGCCGTCGTTCATCTGCACCGCGAGTCGATTCGCACGCTCCTCAATCCCATCGGTCGACCCCGACTGGATATCTTCGGCGAGTACTTTCAGGTCAACGTCGTCGCGATTGAAGCAGCCTCCCACGGGGATGAACCGAGCTTCCGTGAACTGCCCCTGGATTTCTTTGCGGGCCCCAACTATTTGGTGACGGTCCATACCGACGCGCTCCAGTTCTTGCAGGACTTCGATGACCGCGTGCGGGCCGACAGCGGCCTGGGCGCGCTCGACTCCGCCTCCTTCCTCGCGGCGCTGCTCGACTGGCACATCAATAGTTACTTTGCGGTCCTGGATACCTTTGAAGCGGCGGTGGACGACTTGGATGAAGAGGTGTTGCTGCATCCCAATGACCGCGAGTTCTTACAAGACCTGGTGGACTTACGCCGACAAGGTGGGCAACTGCGGCGTATTTTGGCGCCGCACCGCGAGGTATTCTCCGGACTGGCACGCCCCGATTTTCAGGGCCTGAACAACACGAATGCCAATCCGCAGTTCCGAGCATTGGATGACCGCTTCGAGCGGGCGATGGACATGGTCGAGAATGCCCGCGAGCTGGTGCTGGGGTCGTTCGAACTGTATATCGCCGGGACTGGCCGCAAAACCAACGATGCCGTGCAGGTGCTCACCATCGTGACCGTCTCGCTGGGCATTGTCGGCGCGGTGGCTGGAGTGATGGGCACGAATTTCACAGTAGGGTTTTTCAAAGCGGGGGAGCAGGGCTTCATCTGGATGCTGATCGGCATGGCGGTGCTGATCGCGCTGGTCCTGCTGCTGGCTCGGAGAAGAAAGTGGATTTGA